Genomic DNA from Nitratidesulfovibrio vulgaris str. Hildenborough:
CCAGCACGTTGGTCGAGCGGATGAGTATCTGCTTGAGCGTCTTGGGGGCGAACTTGTTCCATTCGGCGGCTTCACTGAACGGATAGGTCATGTTCGCCATCATGGCGACATGGAAGTGTGCTCCGCCACCGTTCTCAAGCGAGAAGAAGTTGCAGTTGTCGAGATACGGCCCCATGAGCGCATCTTCGGCAAGGCGGAAGCGGTTGCCGCTGTTCGACTGGGTGATGTCACGCGCCGTGGTGTCGGTGAAATGCACATGTCCGGCGTCACGCAGGTAGTCGAGCAAAGCTCCCCGGTCACCATGCGGATACGGCGAAGGGTTGCGTCGAACCTGTCCGGGAATGTGCGGCAACACCGGCTCGAACTTGGGCATCCGAGGGGTTTCACGGGTGCGGTACTCGCCCAGCTGGACATAGGGGTTGAAGCCCTTGGCGGATATCTCCGCCACAAGACGCGCAAGCCGTTCGCCTTCGGGGGCGAGGTCGGTGTAGCACATCAGTTCAGGGGTCTCGGCGATGAAGTTGGTGTCGAAGTCGCCAGCGCGGAAACGCGGGTGCTTCATCACCTGCTTGTAGAACGGGATGGTCGTCTTGAGTCCGCCGATGATGTATTCGGACAGACAACGCTCCATGATGCCCAGGACCTTCTGCCAGCCCTGCCCGTACGTGATGAGCAGCGAGCCCGCCGAGTCGTAGTTGGGCGGAAACTCGTAGCCAGCGCACATGTTCGAGTCGAGGCGCACACCGGGGCCGCCGGGCGAAACATAGCGGCTGACAAGCCCGGAGTTGGGCGAGAAGCCCGCCTGCGGGTCTTCGCAGTTGATGCGAACCTGCATGGCGTGGTGGACGGGCTTGGTGTTCTCTTCCGTGAGGCGCAGCTGTGCACCGAAGGCCACGGCAATCTGCTCTTCCACAAGGTCGATGCCGTAGCGGCATTCGGTGATGCCATGCTCGACCTGAAGCCGGGTATTGACCTCGATGAGATAGGCCTCGCCAGAGGCGGTGACCAGGAACTCGACCGTCGCCAGCGAGTGGTAGCCGACCTCACGGACGAGCATCTTCGAGTATTCCTTGAGCTTTTCGCGCAGCTCCGGGGTGATGCCCGGCCACGGCGAAGGCGTGATCTCGATGAGCTTCTGGTGATTGCGCTGGATGGAACAGTCGCGTTCGTCAAAGGCGAAGGCATTGCCGTACATGTCGGCAATGACCTGAATCTCGATATGGCGCACCGATTCGAGATACTTCTCGACGAAGAGCCGCGGATTGCCGAACGACGCCTGCGCCATGGTGGACGCCTTGAAGAAGGCATCGTCGAGTTCGCTCTCGTCACGGATGGCGAAAATACCACGACCGCCACCGCCCCCTTCCGCCTTGAGCATGATGGGGAGGCCGATCTCGTCGATGAGCTTGCGGGCCGTGGGGATGTCGACTGCACCTTCAGACCCCGGTACGACAGGCACACCGAGCTTGCGGGCGAGTTTGCGAACCTGCACCTTGTTGCCGAGCAGGTTCATGGCCTCGGCGGTGGAACCGATGAAGGTCAGCCCCGCCTCGTGGCACTTGGAGGGAAAACGGTCGTCTTCGGAGGCGAAACCCCAACCGGGATGGATAGCGACCACGCCACGCTGCTTTGCGAGGCTGATGATGCGGTCGATATCGAGATACGCTCTGGGGTCGGCACCGAGCAGCAGGAGTTCCTGAGCGGCGGAGGCGGCCGGAGAGGTCTTGTCGACATCAGTGGCGGTCATGACAGCCACGGCGTCGAAACGTTCGCGTATGGAGCGGCATATACGGCGTGCCGGGATGCCCCGGTTTGCAACCAGAATAGCCTTGCCCCGAACCTCTTCCATCACCTGTTCAAACGTCTTGATGGCCATTCACTCCTCGTAGTCAGGGCTGACCGGCAAGCCTTTCGGCCCCCGGGTTGTCTGTACGCGTTGCAGAAGGAATGAAGCAGACAGTCACGAACCCGGCACAATACTGCCGGAAAGGATGACACGCTCCCCGTCCGGGAAACGCACCCGCAGGCCACCTTCGGACGAAAGCCCCGCTATCCTGCCCGGTTTGTCGTCTACATCCCCGCCGTGCACAACGATGCCACGGCCCATCCAGGCAAGATGCCGTTCGGCGCAGGAGGGAAACGCCCCGTGACCTGCGCGTCGAATCTCGTTCAAGTACCAGAAACGCCCGTTCTTCACAAGACTGGCAAACAGGGCCAGCGGGGTAAGATCATATCCCTTTTCAAGCAGGCTGGCGGCACGGACTGCCCACCCGTCACGCAGCTGTGCAACGGGCGGGGCGAAAGTGCAGTTTATGCCGATTCCGGCAATGATGATGCCTGCACGCTCTTCAAGGAGTATGCCCCCGACCTTGCAGTCGTCCAGCAAGATATCGTTGGGCCATTTGAGCTGCACGGGAATGCCTAGCGTACGGAACCCCTCTGCGAGCATGCAGCCCACTGACAGTGCGGCGTAGTCGGCTGTGAAGGGCGGGTCAGCCGGAAGGCGGAGGGCGGCATACACATTGCCCCGCGGCGAGACCCACGGGCGCCTCAACTGCCCTCGCCCCGCACTCTGGCTGAGTACGAGCACCATGCCCCATTCGGGCAACGCCCCCCTATCAGTCAGGATGCGTGCGACGTCGAGGCTTGAGGTGGCGTCACCACACAGGAACAGGGTCTCGTTGCCGGCTGCGAGTTCAAGGACATCCCACTCGCCATCATGGGAACAGCCAACACCCTGCCCTGCGGAGAAAGCCCGCGGCTGGGCCCCGGCGGGGCAGCCGAATGATTCGAATAATGGCCCCAGAAAGCCTGACCTATCAAGCTCATCCAGCGACAGAGGGGCTGCGACGTCAGCCAGCCCCGCCGTGAGCATATGAAGCGCCGTCGGCATCGTATTCTCCGACCTTTTGCGAACCATCGTTCTTTGCTAGGGTTCGGCCATGAAAACCTATCTCGTGGGCGGCGCAGTTCGCGACATTCTGATCGGGCGGACACCCCGTGAACACGACATCGCCTTCGAGGCATCCGTGGCGCATTTCTTACAGGCGAATCCTTCCGCCCGCAAGGTGGGCAAACGTATCGACGTCTACCTGATAGGGAATGTCGAGCATCGCCCGGTGCAGGGGGGCGACATCCGCGCCGACCTGCTACAACGCGATTTCACCATCAATGCACTGGCACTCGAGGCTGACGGAACACTCCATGCCCACCCTGATGCACTCGCCGACCTGAGGGCTAGCATCATACGGCCCGCCTCGCCGGGGGCCCTCATGGCCGACCCCGTAAGAGTGTTGAGGGCGGCGAGGTTCGCTGCACAACTGCCGGAAATGTCCCTTGCACAGGAGACGCTGGAGGCCATGCGCGCCGTCGCGGCAGCAGGGTACCTCGCGGAGATGCCATGTGAACAGGTGTGCCGCGAGACGTTGAAGGCCCTTGGCAGCCCTGCACCGGAGCGTTTTTTCATATCGCTGGCAAAGGGTGGATGCCTTCAACCGTGGTTCGCTGAAGTCGCAGACCTTACAGGGGTGCCAGCCGGGCCGCCAGCCTACCATACGGGAAGCGCGTTCGACCATACGATTGACATCATGCGTCGCCTCGCGGGAGACGCCTTCGATGTATGGCTTGGCCTTTGCCACGACCTCGGCAAGGGAACGACACCGGCAGACATTCTTCCGAGACATCTCGGCCATGAACATCGTGGCGAGGAAGCCGCCACGGCCCTCGGGCAGCGACTTGGCATGAGCAACCGCTTCATCCGCGGCGGCGCACTGGCAGCCCGGATGCATATGAAGGCCGGGCGCTACGACACCCTGCGCCCGCACACGCGGGTCGACCTCCTGCTGGTCTTGCACCATGCCGGAATCATCAGGAACGTCTGGAATCTGGTCACGGCAGACAGCGGAATCGACCATACGGCCACCGCCATGGCGGAACTTGAAACGATACTTGCCGTGAAACTCCCGCCGTCCCTGCGGGGCAAGGGGCCAGAGTCCGGCAGGATGCTTCGCGAGATGCAGTGCATGGCCCTTGCCGCACGAAGGACAGAACCGGATGGGGCCTCAGGAGAAAGGTGCCCCGGAGGCCCGGCATAGCAGGGCCTTTTCCTCCAGTCGACCGGCGCAAAGGGTCACAGCATACAACGCAAAAAGCCCCGGATTCCTCCGGGGCTCATGGCAGTATTCGTCGGGCCGGCTACAGCCACTTGAACCATTGCTTCCACGATCCTTCGCGGGCTTCGCGAATATTCTCGGACTGTGCTTCGCGATGGCGCAGATAGGCCACGTTCGCCTTCTCGGTGGCGTACTCCACAGCGTGGGGGACATCCTTGAAGTTGTCTCGCACGAAGGAGTAACGCTGCCATGCGGCTCCATATTTTCCGGTGCGCCAGTACACGTCGGCGATGAAGAGTTCGCGTTCGGCCAGCAGACGGCGGCATTCCTTCATATGCTCTTCGGCCTTGGCCGCATACTCGGTGCCGGGGTACGATTCACGCAGCCGCTGGAAGTACTGGTAGGCCTCCTGAACATTGTTCACGGGCCTGTCGACCGAGATGAAGCTCTTCAGACGTGCCATGCCCACCTGGTACAGGACATATGGGATGGCCTGATGACGGGGATGCAGCGTCTCGAACTCCTTGTACGCCTCGGCAGCAGCCGGATATTCCTCGTCGAGGAAGTAGGCGTCCGCAAGGGAGAGTTCAGCTTCTATGGTGTAGGGGCTGAAGGGATAGTTGTCCTTGAGTCTGGTATAGGCCTGCGCGGCGGCGACGTAGTCCTTCTCACGCATGGCGTCGTTACCAGACTCGTAGAGTTCCTGCGCCGTGTCCTCTGGGGGGGGCAGGTAGAAATAGTCGATAATACCGCAACCGGACAACATGAAGGTGAGAGCCGCCATGCAGGCTGCGCGAAGGAGTGTCTTACGCATCGAGCTGTTCCAGATAGACGAATGCGGCGTTGGCCGCCGTTGCGCCGTCACCCACGGCGGTGGTCACCTGACGGCACATCTTTGACCTGATGTCGCCTGCGGCGAAGATGCCGGGCAGGTTGGTTCGCATTTCGCCATCAGTGATGACGAAGCCCTGCTCGTCCCGCTCGATACCGCCGGGCAGAAAACCGCCGACAGGCTCGAACCCAATGAAGATGAACAGACCATCGAGTTCGAGGAACGATGTCTCGCCGGTCTTCACATTGCGCACCGTCACGCCCGTGAGCCTGTCATCGCCATGAATGGCCTCGACGACAGAACTCCTCACCACATCGATGTCGGGCATGATGCACACCTTGTCCTGATAGCACTTGGCGGCCCGGAAGTCGTCGCGGCGGTGGATGAGGTGCAACTTCTTGACAAGCTTGGAAAGATACAGCGACTCTTCGAGGGCCGAGTTCCCTCCGCCTACCACGCCCACGACCTGCCCGCGAAAGAAGTTGCCATCGCAAAGGGCGCAGTAAGAAACACCCTTTCCGGTCAACCGCTCCTCGTCAGGCAAGCCAAGGCGCTTGTACCGCGCTCCGGAGCACAGTATGAGCGTGCGGCCCGAAATCCAGTCATCCCCTACCCGCACCCTGTTGTCTGCGGGGGCGGGGACGATTTCCCTGACCTCGTCATTGAAACGGGTAATGGCATAGCCTTCGAGATGAGCCGCAAAGAGGTCTGCAAGCTCCCAGCCCTGAATCCCTTTCGGGAAACCGGGGTAGTTCTCGATTTCGGAGGTCATGAGCACCTGGCCACCGGGCGAAAGCCTTTCGACCATGGCCACGGAAACGCCCGACCTCGCAAGATACAGGGCGGCCGTCATGCCTGCGGGGCCGCCCCCAATGACGATGGCGTCGAACTGCTGCATTACCCGAGTGCCTTCTGGGCGATCATATCCTTGATGCTGCTCTTGGAAACGGCCCCGGTCACCTGTTCCACCACTTCACCATTCTTGAAGAGGATGAGCGTGGGAATGGCGCGGATGCCGTACTTGCTGGGAGTGGCGGGATTGTCGTCGACGTTCATTTTCACGATGAGCACCTTGCCCTCGTATTCGGCGGCAAGTTCATCGATGACGGGCCCCATGGCACGGCACGGCCCACACCAGGGAGCCCAGAAGTCGATCAGCACGGGAATGGCGGACTTGAGAACAGAGGCTTCGAAAGTGGCATCGGTGATCTGAGCAGCCATGGTGAGCTCCTTGAGTCTAGGTGTGACACCGGAAACCGGCTTGGATGGACGGTAGCCTGCACCGCCCCGATTCTCGGCAACTTTAGAGAGATATTAGCGGTGCCCTGCCGTGTCAAGAGCACCCGGCAGGTCCCTGACGGTAGTCATCAGGGATGGCACGCCCGCGGGGTACGGCCTCAAGGTCGAGGCTGTGCGAAAGCCCCCCCTGACGTAACAGCCACCCCGCATACGCGATCATCGACCCGTTGTCGGTGCAAAGTGGTGGAGACGGGACGATAAGCTCAAGCCCCCGGGATACAGCCAAGCGGGCCGTGTGCTCTCGCACATAGCTGTTGGCGGCGACGCCTCCGGCGACGATGAGCGCCCGCACCCCCACTCCGTCGTCGCCATCAAGGGCACGCCCCAGCTTGATGCATAACGTCTCTGCCACCGCCTCGTTGAATGAGGCGCACATGTTCCGCAGCCCTTCAGGTGCATCATGTCCTCCGGCGACGGCTTGAGCGGCATCGGGGGATGGTACAAGCTCCGGGTGGCGCGACAAGTGGGTCTGCACAGCGGTCTTGAGCCCGCTGAAACTGAAATCGAGGTTGTCATTGTCCGTATACGGACGAGGAAACAGGCGTGGGTCAGCTATGCCACGACGTCCCTGCTGGTCGAGAATACGCCCCCCAGGATAGGGAAGACGCAACATCTTCGCAACCTTGTCGTAGGCCTCCCCAGCGGCATCATCGAGCGTCCGCCCCAGCAGACGGAACGAGACCGGCGACTCGATGCGATAGATATGCGTATGCCCCCCGGAAACAAGCAATCCGAGGGCAGGGAACACCAGTTCGCGTTCCAGCCCCGCGGCAAGGAGGTGCGCATGGAGATGGTTCACGCCCACGAGCGGAATATCGAACCCGAGTGCGAGCCCCTTGGCGAAGGCCATCCCCACGAGCAGGCTGCCCAGCAGCCCCGGGCCACGGGCCACCGCAACCGCGTCGAGTTCAGTAGGCCCGACGCCCGCTTCCCGAAGAAGCAGGTCGTACAAGGGGCCTATGAGCCTGTAGTGCTCGCGCGACGCGATCTCTGGCACGACACCACCGAACAGCGCATGGATGTCTGCCTGACTGGACATGACGGCATGCACAAGCCTGCCGTCACGTACAAGCGCAAGGCCCGTCTCATCGCACGAGGTCTCTATTCCGATACAGAGCATAGTTTACCGTAACCGCGAAGGTAGCTCCCTGAGCGGTCTCCTCAGGCCCTGTGACGGGCGTAGATCTCTTCGACCTTGTCGACATCGCGGGCCGAACCGATGAAGAGCGGAATGCGCTCATGCAGCGTTCCGGGGCATACATCGAGAATACGCCGCGAACCGTCGATGGCGCGCCCCCCGGCCTGCTCAGCGAGAAATGCCAGCGGAGACGCCTCGCACATGAGGCGCAGCTTGCCCTGAGGCTTGTCGGGATGGCGATAGTCCATGGGGTACATGAAGATGCCGCCATAGAGCAGCGTACGGTGAAAGTCCGCCACGAGCGAGCCCACATAACGCAACGAATAGGGCTTGCCGCGTTCGTTGTGATCACCCTTGAAGTAGGAGACTATCTCTCTCGTAGGTTCGTCCCAGTAGTTCCAGTACGACTCGTTGATGGAGTAGATACGCCCTCTTTCGGGGATGCTCATGTCGGGATGCGACAGAAGGAACTCGCCCACGCTGGGGTCCAGCGTGAACCCGTGAACGCCCTGCCCGGTACTGAACACGAGCATGGTCGACGGCCCGTAGAGGATGTAGCCAGCGGCCACCTGCTCATAGCCGGGCTGCAGGACATCATCGATACACACGTCGTCCGAGGCAGGAGACTTGCGGCGCAGGATCGAGAAGATGGTGCCGACATTGATGTTGACGTCAATGTTGGAGGAACCGTCCAGCGGGTCGAAGATGAGCACATAATCACCACGGTGCAGCTTCTCGGGCACCTTGATGATGTCAGCGTTCTCTTCGGAGGCCATGGCGCATACGGCACCGGAGCGCTCCATTCTGTAGATGAGCACACGGTTCGCGAACTCGTCGAGTTTCTGCACAAGTTCGCCTTGCACATTCACTTCGCCGGTGCCCCCAAGGACATCGAGCAATCCGGCCTTCGTCACACTGCGGGAGATGATCTTGGCGGAAAGGACGAGGTCGTTAAGCAGGGTCGTAAACTGGCCCGTAGCTGCAGGAGACTTTTTCTGATGCAGCAGAAGATGTTCGGTAACGGTAACTTCGGGCATGACTATGCTCCTTCTTGCGGCAATGCCGCCTGCAAAACACGAAACCGGAACCCGCAACAGGAAAAGGCTGCGGGTTCCGGCACGAAAAGAAACTATCGGACGGTCGATTCCTCGATGGGGGAACCGGGCAGTTCTGGAGCCGGCGAGACCAGAAGGCTGGGGTCGTCCTCGCCAAGGGCGGGAGACGGTTCGACAGGTGCGGGGGTCTGCACCCGGCCCCCGGTACCGAGTTCACGTGCCTTGGCAAGCACGGCGAGCTGTTCTGGCTTCTCGGGGAAGCTCCCTTCGACAGGCACTGCGAAGACCAGCGGGATATTGCCGATGTAGCGGGTAACCCAGAAGAACTCACCCTGTGCGTTGGAGAGCGTTCCGAACGCGTCCTTCGCTACGAGCTTGGCCCAGTCGGCGTCATGCAGGGGGGTTGCGGTGATGTCGTACTTGCCCGGCCACAGGATGCCGGAGGGCGCGGCGATGACGATATCGGCAGGCGCGGCGGAGTACGGCAGCAGCGCACGGACGTCGAAATGCACTGCGATGACGCCCTTGAAGTCCATACCAGCGTAAAGCGGGACGGCCACAACGATTTCTGGGCCAAGAGGCGTATCCACGATCACGCTACGCAACATGCGCATCTTCTGCTTGGGGTCGGCCTCGAGAACACCGGAGAAGTCGATATTCTTGATGTCGAACGAAGGCATACGGGCAAGCACTTCACCCGAGGCATCGATGGCGGCGGCACCTGCCATCCACGGATAGGAACGAAGGAACGCCTCGACCCAACTACGGTCAGGGCGCCTGTCCGCGTTGTCGAGACCACGTTCCAGGGCGCGAAGCTGGAGGTCTATCCCGACGAAGCCGTTGGCCAGACGAACCTCTTCTGGGGTCGAATAGCCTGCTTCACCGAAATCGACCTGGGCTGGCGGATTCAGGTATTCTCGATAATAGCGCTTGGTGTCCTTCCACATGGAATGGGAAGTCTGACCGCAACCGAAAGCGAAAGCCATCGATGCGGCAAGCATGACGCCGACCAGCCTGGAGTGTCGATACACTAGATGTCTCCTGAAATGGGGTTGACGCACCACACGCGAAATGCCTCAGCTGTGCGCGCGCGTTTCAAGACGTTCGGCCAGCATCTCGAGCATGTGGAGGAGTTTGTGCTTGCCCTGTAGGGGGGCCTCTTCGACGGCTGCCGGGGCTTCATCTGCCACGACTGTCGATGTGGCACCAGAACGCAATTCATCGATGCGCAACTGGATGGCCGCCCGACTTTCCGGCGAATCGGCAGAAGCTAGAAGTTCCTGATAGATGTCAAGGGCACCCTGGGTGTCGCCCTGTTCGGCAAGGACTTCAGCCATGGAACGCGTACGAAGGGAGAAGGGCTCGTCCTCTTCCTCGGCCTCGGCTTGCAGAAGGCCCGGGCTTGGTATCGAACCCGATGCCCCTTCACCGGGAAGTCCGTCATCCGACGCTCCCCTGTCACCTATCAGCGTCCGCAGCGCGGTATCGTCGAGGGATACGAAGGGAGAAGCCGAGGGAGTCTCATCCGCCATCGCGCCAGAGTCGGCAGGTTCATCCGCCACAGGCTCTTTCCGCCTCGGGGAGTCTTCAGCCCTTACGGTCTGGGCCGCAGTGGCGGGCAAGCCTGTCAGCGATGAAAGCCCAGCCTCCATCACGGACGCAAAAGAAAGGCCAGGAGACGACTCGCTGGCGGCGATGAAGCGCAGGGCCACGGAGACATCCCGCCCGCCCTTGCCGGATGCGGTGCAGGCACTCCATGCGTCCCAGAAGCGGGGATAGGAGGAAAGCACACGCGAGAGGGAATAGACTTCCGTATCCCTGTCCAGATTCTGCCCGAGCGTGTGCAGCAGTTCGATGAGAAGCAGACGGGCTTCGAAAAACTCCGGATGCCTTTCAAGACCGGTACGG
This window encodes:
- a CDS encoding pyruvate carboxylase, producing the protein MAIKTFEQVMEEVRGKAILVANRGIPARRICRSIRERFDAVAVMTATDVDKTSPAASAAQELLLLGADPRAYLDIDRIISLAKQRGVVAIHPGWGFASEDDRFPSKCHEAGLTFIGSTAEAMNLLGNKVQVRKLARKLGVPVVPGSEGAVDIPTARKLIDEIGLPIMLKAEGGGGGRGIFAIRDESELDDAFFKASTMAQASFGNPRLFVEKYLESVRHIEIQVIADMYGNAFAFDERDCSIQRNHQKLIEITPSPWPGITPELREKLKEYSKMLVREVGYHSLATVEFLVTASGEAYLIEVNTRLQVEHGITECRYGIDLVEEQIAVAFGAQLRLTEENTKPVHHAMQVRINCEDPQAGFSPNSGLVSRYVSPGGPGVRLDSNMCAGYEFPPNYDSAGSLLITYGQGWQKVLGIMERCLSEYIIGGLKTTIPFYKQVMKHPRFRAGDFDTNFIAETPELMCYTDLAPEGERLARLVAEISAKGFNPYVQLGEYRTRETPRMPKFEPVLPHIPGQVRRNPSPYPHGDRGALLDYLRDAGHVHFTDTTARDITQSNSGNRFRLAEDALMGPYLDNCNFFSLENGGGAHFHVAMMANMTYPFSEAAEWNKFAPKTLKQILIRSTNVLGYKPQPRNLMRITGEMICEHYQVIRCFDFLNHVENMRPFAEVALNRNDVVFEPALSLSWARGFDVAHYVGVTEAILRMVGDVAGFGPEQASRSIILGLKDMAGVCPPRFMTELVSTLRKRWPSLVLHCHRHYTDGLFVPAVGAAAKAGAHIVDTAIGASVRWYGQGDVLSMAAYLEDELGLRTNLNKTMIRDCNFVLKQVMPFYDRYCAPYFQGIDYDVVEHGMPGGATSSSQAGAMKQGYIHLLPYMLKFLAGTRKIVRYHDVTPGSQITWNTAFLAVTGAHKRGGEDEVRYLLEVLDNVTRHPESDLSEDMKKARLAIYQDCNDAFRDLLLGKFGRLPLGFPDEWVYRSAFGNEWRKAMASRTEASPLDSLAPVDLALEERGFIDIVRRKPTEEEFVMYLNHPGDAIKTIQFKARFGNANNLPLDVWFEGLQPGEELNFTDSSGKPHHLVILSISRPNDAGYSVIRYVLDSEIMSCEAQVKQSSVADIKGVEMADRANPMHVAAPSNGDLWVMYVHPGDVVKKGEELFNVSIMKQEKAVLAPMDAMVKRVLKTADYRESKQMVAVREGELVVELCPIPKMCPNHACGHPITLDGIDFCPYCGERLDA
- a CDS encoding biotin--[acetyl-CoA-carboxylase] ligase encodes the protein MPTALHMLTAGLADVAAPLSLDELDRSGFLGPLFESFGCPAGAQPRAFSAGQGVGCSHDGEWDVLELAAGNETLFLCGDATSSLDVARILTDRGALPEWGMVLVLSQSAGRGQLRRPWVSPRGNVYAALRLPADPPFTADYAALSVGCMLAEGFRTLGIPVQLKWPNDILLDDCKVGGILLEERAGIIIAGIGINCTFAPPVAQLRDGWAVRAASLLEKGYDLTPLALFASLVKNGRFWYLNEIRRAGHGAFPSCAERHLAWMGRGIVVHGGDVDDKPGRIAGLSSEGGLRVRFPDGERVILSGSIVPGS
- a CDS encoding tRNA nucleotidyltransferase, whose translation is MKTYLVGGAVRDILIGRTPREHDIAFEASVAHFLQANPSARKVGKRIDVYLIGNVEHRPVQGGDIRADLLQRDFTINALALEADGTLHAHPDALADLRASIIRPASPGALMADPVRVLRAARFAAQLPEMSLAQETLEAMRAVAAAGYLAEMPCEQVCRETLKALGSPAPERFFISLAKGGCLQPWFAEVADLTGVPAGPPAYHTGSAFDHTIDIMRRLAGDAFDVWLGLCHDLGKGTTPADILPRHLGHEHRGEEAATALGQRLGMSNRFIRGGALAARMHMKAGRYDTLRPHTRVDLLLVLHHAGIIRNVWNLVTADSGIDHTATAMAELETILAVKLPPSLRGKGPESGRMLREMQCMALAARRTEPDGASGERCPGGPA
- a CDS encoding outer membrane protein assembly factor BamD, translating into MRKTLLRAACMAALTFMLSGCGIIDYFYLPPPEDTAQELYESGNDAMREKDYVAAAQAYTRLKDNYPFSPYTIEAELSLADAYFLDEEYPAAAEAYKEFETLHPRHQAIPYVLYQVGMARLKSFISVDRPVNNVQEAYQYFQRLRESYPGTEYAAKAEEHMKECRRLLAERELFIADVYWRTGKYGAAWQRYSFVRDNFKDVPHAVEYATEKANVAYLRHREAQSENIREAREGSWKQWFKWL
- a CDS encoding NAD(P)/FAD-dependent oxidoreductase produces the protein MQQFDAIVIGGGPAGMTAALYLARSGVSVAMVERLSPGGQVLMTSEIENYPGFPKGIQGWELADLFAAHLEGYAITRFNDEVREIVPAPADNRVRVGDDWISGRTLILCSGARYKRLGLPDEERLTGKGVSYCALCDGNFFRGQVVGVVGGGNSALEESLYLSKLVKKLHLIHRRDDFRAAKCYQDKVCIMPDIDVVRSSVVEAIHGDDRLTGVTVRNVKTGETSFLELDGLFIFIGFEPVGGFLPGGIERDEQGFVITDGEMRTNLPGIFAAGDIRSKMCRQVTTAVGDGATAANAAFVYLEQLDA
- the trxA gene encoding thioredoxin, with the protein product MAAQITDATFEASVLKSAIPVLIDFWAPWCGPCRAMGPVIDELAAEYEGKVLIVKMNVDDNPATPSKYGIRAIPTLILFKNGEVVEQVTGAVSKSSIKDMIAQKALG
- the tsaD gene encoding tRNA (adenosine(37)-N6)-threonylcarbamoyltransferase complex transferase subunit TsaD; the protein is MLCIGIETSCDETGLALVRDGRLVHAVMSSQADIHALFGGVVPEIASREHYRLIGPLYDLLLREAGVGPTELDAVAVARGPGLLGSLLVGMAFAKGLALGFDIPLVGVNHLHAHLLAAGLERELVFPALGLLVSGGHTHIYRIESPVSFRLLGRTLDDAAGEAYDKVAKMLRLPYPGGRILDQQGRRGIADPRLFPRPYTDNDNLDFSFSGLKTAVQTHLSRHPELVPSPDAAQAVAGGHDAPEGLRNMCASFNEAVAETLCIKLGRALDGDDGVGVRALIVAGGVAANSYVREHTARLAVSRGLELIVPSPPLCTDNGSMIAYAGWLLRQGGLSHSLDLEAVPRGRAIPDDYRQGPAGCS
- the fbp gene encoding class 1 fructose-bisphosphatase produces the protein MPEVTVTEHLLLHQKKSPAATGQFTTLLNDLVLSAKIISRSVTKAGLLDVLGGTGEVNVQGELVQKLDEFANRVLIYRMERSGAVCAMASEENADIIKVPEKLHRGDYVLIFDPLDGSSNIDVNINVGTIFSILRRKSPASDDVCIDDVLQPGYEQVAAGYILYGPSTMLVFSTGQGVHGFTLDPSVGEFLLSHPDMSIPERGRIYSINESYWNYWDEPTREIVSYFKGDHNERGKPYSLRYVGSLVADFHRTLLYGGIFMYPMDYRHPDKPQGKLRLMCEASPLAFLAEQAGGRAIDGSRRILDVCPGTLHERIPLFIGSARDVDKVEEIYARHRA
- a CDS encoding lipoprotein, which translates into the protein MYRHSRLVGVMLAASMAFAFGCGQTSHSMWKDTKRYYREYLNPPAQVDFGEAGYSTPEEVRLANGFVGIDLQLRALERGLDNADRRPDRSWVEAFLRSYPWMAGAAAIDASGEVLARMPSFDIKNIDFSGVLEADPKQKMRMLRSVIVDTPLGPEIVVAVPLYAGMDFKGVIAVHFDVRALLPYSAAPADIVIAAPSGILWPGKYDITATPLHDADWAKLVAKDAFGTLSNAQGEFFWVTRYIGNIPLVFAVPVEGSFPEKPEQLAVLAKARELGTGGRVQTPAPVEPSPALGEDDPSLLVSPAPELPGSPIEESTVR
- a CDS encoding tetratricopeptide repeat protein — translated: MKAKIEWYQEVLELEPSSKVFFPLARLLAENGQPADAVKTLRTGLERHPEFFEARLLLIELLHTLGQNLDRDTEVYSLSRVLSSYPRFWDAWSACTASGKGGRDVSVALRFIAASESSPGLSFASVMEAGLSSLTGLPATAAQTVRAEDSPRRKEPVADEPADSGAMADETPSASPFVSLDDTALRTLIGDRGASDDGLPGEGASGSIPSPGLLQAEAEEEDEPFSLRTRSMAEVLAEQGDTQGALDIYQELLASADSPESRAAIQLRIDELRSGATSTVVADEAPAAVEEAPLQGKHKLLHMLEMLAERLETRAHS